A genomic window from Deltaproteobacteria bacterium includes:
- a CDS encoding ATP phosphoribosyltransferase: MAGSNELRLGIPKGSLEQMTIDLFKKSGWKIESSMRSYFPTIDDKEIRCSLARPQEMSRYVEKGTLDVAITGKDWTIENQSDVQVVCEMVYSKTSFRPTRWVVAVPRDSQIKKIEDLKGKRISTEMVNFTKRYFAERNIPVEVEFSWGATEAKAAEGLVDGIVEVTETGTTIRAAGLDIIHELMQSCPQLIANKQAWQDPWKRAKIEQIKMLILGALSAENKVGIKLNVPEGNLEKVVELIPSITAPTVATLHPSPNLKGVKWYSVESVLEEAKVRDLIPQLIQAGAVGIIEYPLNKII, from the coding sequence ATGGCTGGCAGCAACGAACTCAGACTTGGCATTCCCAAAGGCAGCCTGGAGCAGATGACCATCGATCTGTTCAAAAAGTCGGGCTGGAAAATCGAATCCTCGATGCGCAGTTATTTTCCCACCATCGACGACAAAGAAATTCGCTGCAGCTTGGCGCGGCCACAAGAGATGTCGCGCTACGTCGAAAAGGGGACGCTCGATGTGGCCATTACCGGCAAGGATTGGACCATCGAAAATCAGTCCGACGTCCAAGTCGTCTGTGAGATGGTCTATTCAAAGACCAGTTTTCGCCCGACCCGCTGGGTGGTCGCAGTGCCACGCGACTCGCAGATCAAGAAAATTGAAGACCTCAAAGGCAAGCGCATTTCCACCGAGATGGTCAATTTCACTAAGCGCTACTTCGCCGAGCGCAACATTCCCGTTGAAGTCGAATTTTCCTGGGGCGCCACCGAAGCGAAAGCGGCGGAGGGATTGGTCGACGGCATCGTCGAGGTCACCGAAACCGGCACGACGATTCGCGCCGCGGGTTTGGACATCATTCACGAGTTGATGCAATCGTGCCCGCAACTGATTGCCAACAAGCAAGCCTGGCAAGACCCGTGGAAGCGCGCCAAGATCGAGCAGATCAAGATGCTGATCCTCGGCGCATTGTCCGCCGAAAACAAAGTTGGCATCAAGCTCAACGTGCCGGAGGGCAATCTAGAAAAAGTCGTCGAGCTGATCCCGAGCATCACCGCGCCCACTGTGGCCACCCTCCACCCGTCGCCCAATCTGAAAGGGGTCAAATGGTACTCGGTGGAAAGCGTTTTGGAAGAAGCGAAAGTGAGAGATCTGATCCCGCAGCTAATTCAAGCCGGCGCCGTGGGCATCATCGAGTACCCGCTCAACAAGATCATTTGA
- the hisI gene encoding phosphoribosyl-AMP cyclohydrolase produces MSDVKIDFAKGNGLVPVIVQDYQTREVLMVAYMNEAAWQKTIETGKAHYYSRSRNGPWFKGEESGNFQEVKDAFIDCDTDTILIQVHQVGGAACHEGYRSCFFRQRVGSDWNVIGKRVFDPKEVYKK; encoded by the coding sequence ATGTCCGACGTAAAGATCGACTTTGCCAAAGGCAATGGTCTCGTGCCGGTTATCGTCCAAGACTATCAAACCCGCGAAGTATTGATGGTCGCCTACATGAACGAAGCGGCATGGCAGAAAACGATCGAGACCGGCAAAGCCCATTACTATAGCCGTTCGCGCAACGGGCCGTGGTTCAAGGGCGAAGAGTCGGGCAATTTTCAGGAAGTCAAAGACGCTTTCATCGATTGCGACACCGACACAATCTTAATCCAAGTGCATCAGGTGGGCGGCGCTGCCTGTCATGAGGGCTACAGGAGCTGTTTTTTTCGCCAACGTGTCGGCAGCGATTGGAACGTCATCGGCAAACGCGTATTCGATCCTAAAGAAGTCTACAAAAAGTAA